The following proteins come from a genomic window of Bubalus kerabau isolate K-KA32 ecotype Philippines breed swamp buffalo chromosome 20, PCC_UOA_SB_1v2, whole genome shotgun sequence:
- the CFAP100 gene encoding cilia- and flagella-associated protein 100, giving the protein MDNSSSVSEEKKKHAKKGKASKNVPDQPANPFHMSGDVDFFLLREQERNKSLLDREQKKQLRVHEKMTYSSKVSAKHTSLRRELQLEDEMEDQEERAEQLRSFQEQVAWKLAMTREKKLEPNNINSYVDQNRQMFLIQYALDMKRSEIQRLESLAAQEEAELERAEKFLEKDAALFDEFLRENDRSSVQALRMADKESKAKMEKILEIRELTTQIMNIKSEISRFEDMLQQYKVYKDFLYKLSPKEWLQEQDKKHLALKQAKEVVEAFKDSLLLSSVGDKGSKEGRVHLTGDQGQAELQRYVAAPGWRSLCLGGGWAGGQPPLLPPEGQSSRRPAKLLQMMQLHQALSTTASQQQGTLPSVPSGVESKRPSSTLPVQDDLDSDDGEELELYFTDPQQLLDIFTKLEEQNLSLVQNTQEMEEALEELSFTLKNTQTRMDREVNQLKQWITTLMMSIAKEEETAAELELKARVFHFGEFKGDQEDKLLESLNCKVLDVYRHCVGGQQESSLGTVQMLATIEHQLDELLENLERVPPARIEQAEKAKEKERRLRLREEKAKLQKQLQEERLLRAQARAQAEVKKKRGRRLVWRSRPPALKTKEQSKHELMDKDREEHLFFFT; this is encoded by the exons GACCGCGAGCAGAAGAAGCAGCTGCGGGTGCATGAGAAGATGACCTACTCGTCCAAGGTGTCTGCCAAGCACACCAGCCTGCGCCGCGAGCTGCAGCTGGAGGATGAGATGGAGGACCAGGAGGAGCGGGCCGAGCAGCTGCGCAGCTTCCAGGAGCAGGTGGCCTGGAAGCTCGCCATGACCCGAG AAAAGAAGCTGGAGCCCAACAACATCAACAGCTACGTGGACCAGAACCGGCAGATGTTTCTCATCCAG TACGCCCTGGATATGAAGCGGAGCGAGATCCAGCGGCTGGAGAGCCTGGCAGCCCAGGAGGAAGCCGAGCTGGAGCGGGCGGAGAAATTCCTGGAGAAGGACGCAGCCCTGTTCGATGAGTTTCTCAGGGAGAATGACCGCAGCTCCGTGCAGGCGCTGAGAAT ggctgaCAAAGAGTCCAAagccaagatggagaagatcCTGGAGATTCGTGAGCTGACCACCCAGATCATGAACATCAAGAG TGAAATCTCCAGATTTGAGGACATGCTGCAGCAGTACAAGGTCTACAAGGACTTCCTGTACAAGCTGTCACCCAAGGAGTGGCTGCAGGAGCAGGACAAGAAGCACTTGGCTCTTAAACAGGCCAAGGAGGTGGTGGAGGCCTTCAAGGACAGCCTGCTGCTGTCCTCGGTGGGGGACAAAGGTAGCAAGGAGGGGCGGGTGCACCT GACCGGAGACCAAGGGCAAGCTGAGCTCCAGAGGTATGTGGCAGCCCCCGGCTGGAGGAGCCTCTGTCTGGGCGGGGGGTGGGCAGGTGGACAGCCCCCTCTGCTTCCTCCAGAGGGGCAGAGCTCCAGGAGGCCTGCCAAGCTCCTGCAAATGATGCAGCTGCACCAGGCACTGTCCACCACTGCCAGCCAGCAGCAGGGCACCCTGCCCAGTGTGCCCAGTGGGGTGGAGTCCAAAAG GCCCAGCTCCACCCTCCCTGTGCAGGACGACCTCGACAGCGATGATGGGGAG GAGCTGGAGCTATACTTCACAGATCCTCAGCAGCTCCTCGACATCTTCACAAAGCTGGAGGAGCAGAACCTGTCTCTGGTCCAGAACACCCAGGAGATGGAGGAGGCCCTGGAGGAGCTGAGCTTCACCCTGAAGAACACTCAAACCCGCAT GGACCGGGAGGTGAACCAGCTGAAGCAGTGGATCACCACGCTGATGATGTCCATCGCCAAGGAGGAGGAGACGGCCGCGGAGCTAGAGCTCAAAGCCCGCGTCTTCCATTTTGGCGAGTTCAAGGGTGATCAGGAG GACAAGCTGCTGGAGAGTCTGAACTGCAAGGTGCTGGACGTCTACCGGCACTGCGTGGGTGGCCAGCAGGAATCCAGCCTGGGCACCGTGCAGATGCTGGCTACCATCGAGCACCAGCTGGACGAGCTGCTTGAGAACCTGGAGCGCGTGCCCCCAGCCCGCATCGAGCAGGCCGAGAAAGCCAAGGAGAAGGAGAGGCGCCTCCG ACTCCGGGAAGAGAAGGCGAAGCTGCAGAAACAGCTGCAGGAGGAGCGACTGCTGCGCGCACAGGCGCGGGCCCAGGCCGAGGTCAAGAAGAAG CGGGGCAGGAGGCTAGTGTGGCGATCCCGGCCACCTGCCCTGAAGACCAAGGAGCAGTCCAAGCACGAGCTGATGGACAAGGACAGGGAGGAGCACCTGTTTTTCTTCACGTAG